A genomic region of Streptomyces sp. R33 contains the following coding sequences:
- a CDS encoding methylated-DNA--[protein]-cysteine S-methyltransferase, whose translation MDSTERPRGPHLEWTVVPSDVGPLLLAATPEGLVRVEFHAGPDRVEKMIGSLVSRLGADARRPAPGEEVLLAEPIRQLTAYFAGSLKRFDLPLDWRLSSGFNRQVLQELDRSVPYGAVVGYGELAARVGQPGAAQAVGNAMGSNPLPLVVACHRVVENDGGIGGFGGGVETKRSLLALEGVLPQPLF comes from the coding sequence GTGGACAGCACCGAGCGGCCCCGCGGGCCGCACCTCGAATGGACCGTCGTCCCCAGCGACGTCGGTCCCCTGCTCCTGGCCGCGACCCCCGAGGGTCTGGTCCGGGTCGAGTTCCATGCCGGTCCGGACCGGGTCGAGAAGATGATCGGCTCCCTCGTCTCCCGGCTCGGCGCCGACGCCCGGCGCCCGGCACCGGGCGAGGAGGTGCTGCTGGCCGAGCCGATACGCCAGCTGACCGCCTACTTCGCGGGCTCGCTCAAGCGCTTCGACCTGCCGCTGGACTGGCGGCTCAGCTCCGGCTTCAACCGGCAGGTGCTCCAGGAGCTGGACCGCTCGGTGCCGTACGGGGCGGTCGTGGGGTACGGGGAGCTCGCGGCCCGCGTCGGACAGCCGGGCGCGGCCCAGGCCGTGGGCAACGCCATGGGGTCGAATCCGCTCCCGCTGGTGGTGGCCTGCCACCGGGTCGTGGAGAACGACGGGGGCATCGGCGGGTTCGGCGGCGGGGTGGAGACCAAGCGGTCGCTGCTGGCGCTGGAGGGCGTCCTGCCGCAGCCGCTGTTCTGA
- a CDS encoding glycerophosphodiester phosphodiesterase family protein, with amino-acid sequence MYVRPAAAAAAAFLGFTLTVLGGTTSSAATGPSSPSSPASPAGATGAAGLLGPVVYAHRGASAYAPENTLDAIDLAMRLGFDWVENDVQRTKDGELVVVHDDTLARTTDVEQAFPDRSPWRVRDFTAAEIATLDAGSWFGQEFAGARVPSLREYLDRVQDNRQRLLLEIKKPELYPGIEKETLQVLDEAGWLDTDHVQRRLVVQSFSADCVRIVHGLRPDLVTAFLGTPTVADLPKYAEFTDRINPWHTTISADWVAAVHGLLGAHGRKMEVDTWIVDDEATARKVQGMGVDGIITNAPDVVQQAVLGQEALLGAFPY; translated from the coding sequence ATGTACGTCCGACCCGCCGCCGCGGCCGCCGCCGCATTCCTGGGCTTCACCCTGACCGTGCTGGGCGGGACGACCTCGTCCGCCGCGACCGGCCCCTCCTCCCCCTCTTCCCCGGCCTCCCCCGCCGGCGCCACCGGGGCGGCGGGGCTGCTGGGCCCCGTCGTGTACGCCCACCGGGGCGCTTCGGCGTACGCCCCGGAGAACACCCTCGACGCGATCGACCTCGCGATGCGGCTGGGCTTCGACTGGGTCGAGAACGACGTCCAGCGCACCAAGGACGGGGAGCTGGTGGTGGTCCACGACGACACCCTGGCCCGCACCACCGACGTCGAGCAGGCGTTCCCGGACCGGAGCCCCTGGCGGGTCAGGGACTTCACGGCGGCGGAGATCGCCACGCTCGACGCGGGCAGCTGGTTCGGCCAGGAGTTCGCGGGCGCCCGGGTGCCGAGCCTGCGGGAGTACCTCGACCGGGTGCAGGACAACCGGCAGCGGCTGCTGCTGGAGATCAAGAAGCCCGAGCTCTACCCCGGGATCGAGAAGGAGACGCTGCAGGTGCTGGACGAGGCCGGCTGGCTCGACACGGACCACGTGCAGCGCCGCCTGGTCGTGCAGAGCTTCAGCGCGGACTGCGTACGCATCGTGCACGGCCTGCGCCCGGACCTGGTGACGGCCTTCCTGGGCACCCCGACCGTCGCCGACCTGCCGAAGTACGCCGAGTTCACGGACCGGATCAACCCGTGGCACACCACCATCTCGGCCGACTGGGTGGCGGCGGTGCACGGCCTGCTGGGCGCCCACGGCAGGAAGATGGAGGTGGACACCTGGATCGTGGACGACGAGGCGACGGCCCGGAAGGTGCAGGGGATGGGCGTGGACGGGATCATCACCAACGCCCCCGACGTCGTACAGCAGGCGGTGCTCGGCCAGGAGGCGCTGCTCGGCGCCTTCCCGTACTAG